The following proteins come from a genomic window of Amphiura filiformis chromosome 16, Afil_fr2py, whole genome shotgun sequence:
- the LOC140136659 gene encoding LOW QUALITY PROTEIN: uncharacterized protein (The sequence of the model RefSeq protein was modified relative to this genomic sequence to represent the inferred CDS: deleted 1 base in 1 codon) — protein sequence MAASMITGSSITSTDSSTDELVHCGICHKLLQDPKTLSCLHSFCLKCLQQQLDEKETTSLPCPTCSTETKLPSGDVVDLGVIAFVSRKRNEALIQENLADKDATIMCTNCEGSDDQSPSGRTTVTTAEAVTLCFECDDYLCQSCTKMHKIFKLLKHHSLFTLDPIRKSDPIVTRPEHLSEDKGEILMFYCETCDVPICSKCVVIAHRHPEHKQAELDSAAAERSKEIQELERESAQVASKIDELIASNEVLVQKLKTASSVANTELYKTMKSVKKQMLNILEEVYSESKDNLEQYEERKLTSLRNKLIELKGSRARLQVTRMLAKDITQEGSEFEVAAVYANITSSLRELNVWKLQTTAPKLGKVQFRKFRPNLPVISTLVELGSPPLKMNKVKEFGELRRGRGIICTKVGTYIVANSVISDCYVFSAEGSRIKLIDTGYYKTGGGAFSYPWCVVMHPNGRIFGTGKTYHVKQYQEDGKYVNRYITQSPDNIDSDEDDSTIQGLALDTDGNLIAGNVTKKYISIMKPDGTHITSMYVPIKPYFIGTTPTDNIIISSYEERAVHVIDRTGQVLITFDPPDGVSVESWNPTGICCSMEGDVFVANYQGEVGIYQYRYDNSRCVACNTTVVTEPWGLALSTDEETLAVADNTCIKIFKIAEY from the exons ATGGCGGCATCAATGATCACAGGCTCGTCAATAACTTCAACAGATTCATCAACCGATGAGCTTGTCCATTGCGGTATCTGCCATAAATTACTTCAAGATCCGAAAACATTATCCTGCCTTCACTCTTTCTGTCTCAAGTGTTTGCAACAGCAGCTTGATGAGAAAGAGACGACATCACTACCATGTCCAACATGCAGCACTGAGACAAAACTGCCGTCTGGTGATGTCGTTGATTTGGGCGTAATCGCTTTTGTATCTCGAAAAAGAAATGAAGCATTAATCCAAGAGAACCTTGCTGATAAAGATGCTACAATAATGTGTACGAATTGTGAGGGATCTGATGATCAAA GTCCTTCTGGTCGTACAACTGTAACTACTGCTGAAGCTGTGACACTTTGTTTCGAATGTGACGATTATCTCTGCCAAAGTTGCACCAAAATGCATAAGATCTTCAAACTATTAAAACACCACTCGCTGTTTACATTAGATCCGATCAGGAAAAGTGACCCTATCGTTACCAGACCAGAACACCTGTCAGAAG ACAAAGGTGAGATCCTCATGTTCTACTGTGAGACGTGTGACGTGCCAATTTGCAGTAAATGTGTCGTGATTGCTCATCGCCATCCTGAACACAAACAAGCTGAATTAGACAGCGCCGCTGCTGAAAGAAGCAAGGAGATTCAGGAGCTAGAAAGAGAGTCCGCGCAAGTTGCATCCAAAATTGACGAGTTAATAGCTTCGAATGAAGTGTTAGTACAGAAACTGAAAACAGCGTCATCTGTGGCAAACACGGAGCTATACAAAACGATGAAATCGGTTAAAAAGCAGATGCTTAACATTTTAGAGGAAGTATACAGCGAATCCAAAGATAATCTAGAGCAGTACGAAGAAAGGAAATTGACAAGTTTGAGAAACAAATTAATTGAGTTAAAGGGTAGCCGGGCTCGACTTCAAGTAACAAGAATGCTTGCGAAAGATATCACCCAGGAAGGGTCCGAGTTTGAAGTAGCAGCTGTGTATGCCAACATAACAAGTTCCCTTAGGGAATTAAATGTTTGGAAGCTGCAAACTACCGCGCCAAAACTGGGCAAAGTACAATTTCGAAAATTCAGGCCAAATTTACCGGTTATCAGTACATTAGTTGAGTTGGGTTCTCCTCCGCTGAAAATGAACAAAGTTAAAGAGTTTGGCGAATTGAGAAGGGGTCGAGGTATCATCTGTACAAAGGTAGGGACATATATTGTAGCTAATTCTGTTATTTCAGACTGTTACGTGTTCTCAGCGGAAGGGTCACGAATCAAGTTGATTGATACCGGGTATTATAAGACTGGAGGGGGAGCATTCTCATATCCATGGTGTGTTGTTATGCATCCAAACGGACGCATTTTCGGAACGGGAAAGACTTATCACGTAAAGCAATATCAAGAAGATGGAAAATACGTAAATCGCTACATTACACAATCTCCTGATAACATCGACTCGGATGAAGATGACTCTACGATCCAAGGACTTGCCCTCGACACAGATGGCAACTTGATTGCTGGTAACGTAACCAAAAAGTACATCAGCATCATGAAACCAGATGGCACACACATCACCAGCATGTACGTCCCAATAAAACCGTATTTTATCGGTACTACACCAACCGATAACATCATCATCAGTTCCTATGAAGAGAGGGCTGTACACGTCATCGATCGTACCGGCCAAGTTCTAATCACATTCGATCCTCCAGATGGAGTTTCTGTCGAATCTTGGAATCCAACTGGTATATGCTGCAGTATGGAGGGAGACGTATTTGTTGCCAACTACCAGGGGGAAGTAGGTATCTACCAGTATAGATATGACAATAGCCGGTGTGTTGCCTGTAATACTACAGTTGTAACGGAACCATGGGGATTAGCGCTGTCCACGGATGAAGAGACGCTAGCAGTTGCCGATAACACATGCATAAAAATCTTCAAGATTGCTGAATACTAA